ATTATGGGTCAACCTCTCTGTCGTCAACAGATTCATGATCCATTTTCCCTTCTGGCGAAAGCAAAGAAGACAATCGGTCCCACAATATTAAATAAGACTATGACAAGGACCCATACCCACTTGTTTCCACGAACCGAAGATGCGCGATATAGATACCTTAAGGCTGTAACCATCAAAATAAGTTGAATAACAAGTACAGGCAGCAGTAGCATAATCAGCTTA
This portion of the Cohnella abietis genome encodes:
- a CDS encoding PLD nuclease N-terminal domain-containing protein, translating into MNDKLIMLLLPVLVIQLILMVTALRYLYRASSVRGNKWVWVLVIVLFNIVGPIVFFAFARRENGS